The Desulfuromonas acetoxidans DSM 684 region TTGCCCTGGCCTCTGTTGCGGCGACTTGCGCTTTATCCGCAAGCGCTTGGGCTTTGGCCGTATCAAGTTGCCGGGCAAGCTCTGCGGCTGCCGATGCCGCCTCTTCTGCCGTGCACACGATCTGCTCGACGCGCTGCCAGCCGTCTTCGCAATCAGCCAAGGTGGGCGCCCGCTGCGACCCGCGTGAGAGCTGACCGGCACCATAGCGCGCATCCTCTGCTCTGGCCGTGTGAGCTTGGAGCAAAATCCATTGGAGTGAGGCAATTTCCTGCTCTTCTATCCCGTTCTCCATCGCCCTGGTGCCGAGCAGAACAATCTGCTCCAACCGGGATCGATAGTCATCGCGCACGCCGGGCAGATGCAGTTTCCCCTGCAATGCCGTAGCTCTCTCCCAAAGGCTGGCGGCCTCTTGTGTCGGCCCGCCGCTATCAATTTCATTATTCACAGGATTTTCTTCGACCAGGTTTTCGGCGCGAGCGGCCCGTCTATTTCCAGCTCCACATTATGTAAAAAGGGACGCGGTCCGCGCGATTTGATCCAGTCGATCATCACGGCCAAGCCCTCTTCCAGTTTCACCTTGGGCTGGTAATCGAGCAGTCGCCGGGCTTTGTCGGCGCTGCAGTTGGCAAACAAAACCTCCTGAGGGCGTCCATCGATCCGGTTCGGCTGCAGATCAAAATCGAGCAACCGGGCGATCATGGCGGCGAGCTCGTTGATGGTGACAAACTCATCGTCGGGGCCGATATTGATCACCTCTGCGACACAGCGGTCGTCTGTGGCCATCCGCAGCAGCGGATCGACCACATCGGAGACATAACTGAAACAACGCTTTTGATGGCCCCCGCCGTAGATATAGGGTTGCCGCCCCTGCAACATCAGGTTGATGAAAATGGCCGCCACGTTGCGATAAGGATCGTCGTAGCGCTGCCGAGGCCCGATAATATTGTGCGGAACCGCCACCACCCATTCCATACCGTGCGTTTCGGCAATATTGGCCAGCAGCCGTTCCGCGCTCCATTTCGCGATGCCGTAAGGGTCTTGAGGAGCCGGGATCATATCCTCGGTAAACGGAACCTGATTGGTGCCGTACCGAGCCATAGACGAACAGAGCACGAAGCGCCTCACGCCCCCGGCTGCTGCTGCGGAAACAACGCCTGTGGTAGCGGTGACGACATTGCTAGTGACCAGATGCGGGCTGAAAACGGAGAGGCCTTCATAAGCTGTAGCGGCGCAATGGTAGACGACCTCGACATCTTTGAGCAGAGGGGCCAGCGAGGCAAAATCGTTGCAGTCGATTTGATGAAACGCAGCGCCGTGCGGGACATTGTCCAGATAACCACCGATCAGGTTATCACATCCCGCAACGCTGTAGCCTTCGGCCAGACAGCGTTCCGCAATATGACTTCCTAAAAAGCCTGCGATACCGGTAATGAAAATTCGTTTTTCGTTCAATTGAGGCATACCATATTAGATGGATTGTTCGGTTCTGTAGCCGTGAACTGGGTTGGACAAAAAACAGGCTTAAATTTTAACCAATTGACTTACTTGAGAAATATTTTTTTATTGACCGGGGTCAAATAGAATGTCCCTAATCTCCCCGGTTGATGAGTTTATTATATTTCTTTGAACAACGCCCTGTAAGCGAGAATAGCCTCTGTCTCAAACTTTGGATAAAGAACATTTAAAGGTTCTGGTTCGCCGTAAGAAGGCCATAGCTGCTTTTTAATCCATTCGAAAAATGCAGTTGCTATTTTGAATGCATTTTCCAAGTGCGGCACAGGTGCCCTGAATTTTGGGTCCCTATGCGCTACGTATTTATTTCTAAAAAGTCTCATTTCTTCGTGATACTCGGCCCACTCCTCAGATCTAAAATTAGTCGATTCACAAATTAAGTTTCTTATTTCTTTTTCAAATTTGTCTTTTCCTGTAAGGCAGGTTTTTTTCCATTGAATTTCATTTTTGTCCGGCCCAAAAACCATGCACCAAAGGGTTATTGCTTTCAATATGTGGGCGTTCATTGTGTGGCAAAAAAAATCGTAATTCTCCTCTAGCTTCTCTAAATCTTGGTGGATTGATCGGTAGTAGGCTAGGGATCGGGTAAATGCATAGAGGACGTCAATTTGCTGCTCAACTACTTCTTTGTGAAGTATATAGTTTTCAGTAATCAGTTCAGTTTTCATTTTGAAATATAACGTTGGAGTTCAGTGGATGTCGAGCGTAGCGAGGGAATCAGGAGCTCGCTCCTGGCAGTCCGCTGCAACGACGGGCTAGGCCTTTTTCTCTTCAAATCCCGTAAAATACTTAAATACTTTTCTTTCTTCAGATGATGCTCTTCTTAACGAGATGACTCGAACTGTTTCTTTTTCACGCATTGTGGAGACGAAAAAGACAACATTCCCTTCACTGTCAACGGTCATATGCTCATGCCTGATTTCGTCTTTATTACTCAGCGCAACCCTTGAAATGTAGGGTGGTTGCGGGACTGGAAGAATGACCCTTTCAAGAAAATAGACTGCGCTCAATAACGAATATTTATGTGTTTTTCTATTTTTTTCTTCTTTTTCAGGATCAAAATCAATCGTGGTTGAACCAATGATTACTCTGAAATCATGCTCTTCCCACAGAAAATTACTCATTTTTTATGCCTAACAATGACTTTATACACATACGGCAAAGAGTTCGACCTGAAAAGAGCCTCTCAGTTCGCTAAATTTCTGGGTGGCCAGTCGCGACTATGAACACTGGTGTGAATCATGGAAAGGGTGCGAAACACTATACTCGGCATCAGAGTCTTTGCAACCCAGCCCGTTCAGCAGCCCAGAACATAAAATGGATAGTGCTTCACTATTCTACGCGCAGCACCAATCCACCGACATATTCCG contains the following coding sequences:
- a CDS encoding BrnT family toxin; this translates as MSNFLWEEHDFRVIIGSTTIDFDPEKEEKNRKTHKYSLLSAVYFLERVILPVPQPPYISRVALSNKDEIRHEHMTVDSEGNVVFFVSTMREKETVRVISLRRASSEERKVFKYFTGFEEKKA
- a CDS encoding NAD-dependent epimerase/dehydratase family protein, encoding MPQLNEKRIFITGIAGFLGSHIAERCLAEGYSVAGCDNLIGGYLDNVPHGAAFHQIDCNDFASLAPLLKDVEVVYHCAATAYEGLSVFSPHLVTSNVVTATTGVVSAAAAGGVRRFVLCSSMARYGTNQVPFTEDMIPAPQDPYGIAKWSAERLLANIAETHGMEWVVAVPHNIIGPRQRYDDPYRNVAAIFINLMLQGRQPYIYGGGHQKRCFSYVSDVVDPLLRMATDDRCVAEVINIGPDDEFVTINELAAMIARLLDFDLQPNRIDGRPQEVLFANCSADKARRLLDYQPKVKLEEGLAVMIDWIKSRGPRPFLHNVELEIDGPLAPKTWSKKIL